A portion of the Pseudomonas protegens CHA0 genome contains these proteins:
- a CDS encoding GtrA family protein, with protein sequence MNTIPTHTIIQLIRYGIIGVTSNALAYAGYLLIVYAGCGEKLSMTLMYLAGATYSYSVNYRWTFKKSGRAGAPFRYIQMHVSGYVINLILLYVFFDQLHYPHEIVQASAIILLAAYSFLACKYYVFRENPVTPLNS encoded by the coding sequence GTGAACACTATCCCTACCCATACCATCATTCAGCTGATTCGCTACGGAATTATTGGCGTAACCAGCAATGCCTTGGCTTACGCTGGTTACTTACTGATCGTGTATGCCGGTTGCGGAGAAAAATTGTCTATGACGCTTATGTATCTGGCAGGAGCCACCTACAGCTATTCTGTCAACTACCGTTGGACTTTCAAAAAAAGCGGGCGAGCTGGCGCACCATTTCGCTACATACAAATGCATGTATCAGGCTATGTGATAAACCTGATATTACTGTATGTATTTTTCGACCAACTCCACTACCCACATGAAATAGTCCAAGCATCGGCCATAATATTATTAGCGGCGTACAGTTTTCTCGCATGCAAGTACTACGTGTTCAGGGAAAACCCTGTCACCCCCTTAAACTCTTAA
- a CDS encoding glycosyltransferase family 2 protein, with protein sequence MENPKEKPHISVVVPVYKAENSLMELYARLKTSLEEITPNFEILLIEDCGGDRSWDLIKQLAKVDPRVRGIQLSRNFGQHYGITAGLDSSRGDWVVVMDCDLQDRPEEIPRLYAKAQEGYDIVLALRGLRKDSAIKRLGSWFFYKTFSYLADFEYDGNSGNFRIISRQVTDNLCQMREQLRFFGALVHWMGFTSTGIDVEHCERGHGKSTYTFSKLWSLAMDTIIAYSDKPLRLAVKLGFTMASLSFIYGIYLMITTYFHGTVVQGWTSLMVSIFFIGGIVISIQGVVGIYIGKTFDETKKRPLYIVGRKTF encoded by the coding sequence GTGGAAAATCCAAAAGAAAAACCTCACATTTCTGTCGTCGTACCTGTTTACAAGGCTGAAAATTCGCTGATGGAGCTTTATGCGCGATTGAAAACATCGCTGGAAGAGATCACACCAAATTTTGAAATCCTGTTGATTGAGGACTGCGGCGGCGATCGCTCCTGGGATTTAATAAAACAGTTGGCAAAGGTCGATCCAAGAGTGCGGGGAATTCAGCTAAGCCGGAACTTCGGCCAGCATTACGGCATCACTGCGGGTCTCGATAGTTCCCGAGGAGATTGGGTTGTGGTCATGGACTGCGACCTACAGGATCGTCCTGAAGAAATTCCCCGGTTATATGCCAAGGCACAGGAAGGGTACGACATTGTCCTGGCTCTACGAGGTTTAAGAAAAGACTCTGCAATAAAGCGCCTAGGCTCGTGGTTTTTTTACAAGACGTTCAGTTATCTTGCCGACTTTGAGTATGACGGGAATAGCGGTAACTTTCGAATAATTTCCCGCCAAGTTACTGACAATCTGTGCCAAATGCGTGAACAGTTGCGTTTTTTTGGCGCCTTGGTCCACTGGATGGGCTTTACCAGCACCGGCATTGATGTCGAGCACTGCGAACGTGGCCACGGCAAAAGCACTTACACTTTCTCCAAACTTTGGAGTCTGGCCATGGATACCATTATCGCCTATTCGGACAAACCACTTAGGCTTGCAGTAAAGCTCGGCTTTACAATGGCCTCACTTTCATTCATCTATGGTATCTACCTTATGATCACCACCTACTTTCATGGCACGGTAGTACAAGGTTGGACCAGCCTCATGGTATCTATTTTCTTCATTGGCGGAATTGTCATCTCCATTCAGGGCGTAGTCGGCATATATATAGGCAAGACATTCGACGAGACTAAAAAGCGTCCGCTTTATATCGTCGGACGAAAAACCTTCTAG
- a CDS encoding MacB family efflux pump subunit translates to MSEPLLHLTGISRSFTAGDREFLALKHIDLSIQAGEMVAITGASGSGKSTLMNILGCLDYATAGSYKVNGRETRDLDDQALAELRRDYFGFIFQRYHLLPHLSAMHNVEMPAIYAGTPQVRRHGRARELLARLGLSGHLGHRPSQLSGGQQQRVSIARALMNGGEVILADEPTGALDTASGKEVMNILQELHGLGHTVIIVTHDPKVAANAQRIIEVRDGEIVSDRANPRPADEAPSEPPVSVRPAGARRLVASLGLFKEAFVMAWVALVSHRMRTLLTMLGIVIGITSVVSIVAIGEGAKRYVLKDIQAIGSNTIDIFPGASFGDSRAAAIQTLMPADVTALNQLYYVDSATPMVGRSLLLRYGNIDLNATVNGVSHLYFQVRDIKLASGISFSENDARRQAQVVVIDHNTRNRLFGPDVDPLGQVILVGNLPCTVIGVTRENKNMFAASNLLNVWLPYETAAGRVLGQRHLDSISVRIKDGQPSKVVEEHVKKLMEQRHGTKDFFTNNLDSIMQTVQRTSRSLALLLSLIAVISLVVGGIGVMNIMLVSVTERTREIGIRMAVGARQSDIRQQFLVEAVMVCLIGGAIGISLSFAIGYLFTLFIKEWEMVFSMGSIITAFACSTLIGIVFGFVPARNAARLDPIEALARD, encoded by the coding sequence ATGAGCGAGCCCCTGCTGCACCTCACCGGCATCAGCCGCAGCTTCACCGCCGGGGATCGGGAGTTCCTGGCCCTCAAGCACATCGACCTGAGCATCCAGGCCGGGGAAATGGTGGCGATCACCGGGGCCTCGGGGTCGGGCAAGTCGACCCTGATGAACATCCTCGGCTGCCTGGACTACGCCACCGCCGGCAGCTACAAGGTCAACGGCCGGGAAACCCGCGACCTCGACGACCAGGCCCTGGCGGAACTGCGCCGCGACTACTTCGGCTTCATCTTCCAGCGCTACCACTTGCTGCCGCACCTGAGCGCCATGCACAACGTCGAGATGCCGGCGATCTACGCCGGTACCCCGCAAGTCAGGCGCCATGGCCGGGCCCGGGAACTGCTGGCGCGCCTGGGTTTGTCCGGGCACCTGGGCCACCGGCCCAGCCAGCTCTCCGGCGGCCAGCAGCAGCGAGTGAGCATCGCCCGGGCGCTGATGAACGGCGGCGAAGTGATACTCGCCGACGAACCCACCGGTGCCCTGGACACCGCCAGCGGCAAGGAGGTGATGAACATCCTCCAGGAACTGCACGGCCTGGGGCACACGGTGATCATCGTCACCCACGACCCCAAGGTGGCGGCCAACGCCCAGCGCATCATCGAAGTGCGCGACGGCGAGATCGTCAGCGACCGGGCCAACCCGCGCCCGGCGGACGAGGCGCCGAGCGAGCCACCGGTCAGCGTGCGGCCCGCCGGTGCGCGGCGCCTGGTGGCCAGCCTGGGGCTGTTCAAGGAGGCCTTCGTGATGGCCTGGGTGGCGCTGGTCTCGCACCGCATGCGCACCCTGCTGACCATGCTCGGGATCGTCATCGGCATCACCTCGGTGGTGTCCATCGTGGCCATCGGCGAGGGCGCCAAGCGCTACGTGCTCAAGGACATCCAGGCCATTGGCAGCAACACCATCGACATCTTCCCCGGGGCCAGTTTCGGCGACAGCCGGGCGGCGGCGATCCAGACCCTGATGCCCGCCGACGTGACGGCCCTGAACCAGCTGTACTACGTCGACAGTGCCACGCCCATGGTCGGCCGCAGCCTGTTGCTGCGCTACGGCAACATCGATCTCAACGCCACGGTCAACGGCGTCAGCCACCTGTACTTCCAGGTTCGCGACATCAAGCTGGCCAGCGGCATTTCCTTCAGCGAGAACGACGCGCGGCGCCAGGCCCAGGTGGTGGTGATCGACCACAACACCCGCAACCGCCTGTTCGGCCCGGATGTCGACCCGCTGGGGCAGGTGATCCTGGTGGGCAACCTGCCGTGCACGGTGATCGGCGTGACCCGGGAGAACAAGAACATGTTCGCCGCCAGCAACCTGCTGAACGTCTGGCTGCCCTACGAGACCGCCGCCGGGCGGGTGCTCGGCCAGCGCCACCTGGACAGCATCAGCGTGCGGATCAAGGACGGCCAGCCGAGCAAAGTGGTGGAGGAGCATGTGAAGAAGCTGATGGAGCAGCGCCACGGCACCAAGGATTTCTTCACCAACAACCTCGACAGCATCATGCAGACGGTGCAGCGCACCAGCCGCTCCCTGGCCCTGCTGCTGTCGCTGATCGCGGTGATTTCCCTGGTGGTGGGGGGAATCGGGGTGATGAACATCATGCTGGTGTCGGTCACCGAGCGGACCCGGGAGATCGGCATCCGCATGGCGGTGGGGGCCCGGCAGTCGGATATCCGCCAGCAGTTCCTGGTGGAGGCGGTGATGGTCTGCCTGATCGGCGGGGCCATCGGCATCAGCCTGTCGTTCGCCATCGGCTACCTGTTCACCCTGTTCATCAAGGAGTGGGAGATGGTGTTTTCCATGGGGTCGATCATTACCGCGTTCGCCTGTTCGACCCTGATCGGCATCGTCTTCGGCTTCGTTCCGGCGCGCAACGCCGCGCGCCTGGATCCCATCGAAGCCCTGGCCCGGGATTGA
- a CDS encoding helix-turn-helix transcriptional regulator has product MNSQILFPHIGKVIASTGSRNFPRMLHDLILTQLAVDATHITQLRADPEQAVGRTGNTLMQTRHPLYSDAHASNDPLLLTGFPEQPGEPAPGPSLQRQRGHADPAQLHLTGRKDSYHYVLSVYRSSQDQSFSPQERLLLEDISPLLLPMVEKHISALQPRGDAAEQDSAAIEGLASLRLRFAARLEQSGLRLSNRELEVCVGLLAGRTAPQLAEQLKLKVNTVESYLKRAAIKLGISGRHSLLRWMYSPEEQAPHSSETPTA; this is encoded by the coding sequence ATGAACTCACAAATACTGTTTCCACACATTGGTAAGGTCATCGCCAGCACCGGCAGCCGCAACTTTCCGCGCATGCTGCACGACCTGATACTCACCCAGCTGGCTGTGGACGCCACCCATATCACCCAACTGCGGGCCGACCCGGAACAGGCCGTCGGCAGAACCGGCAACACCCTGATGCAGACCCGCCACCCTCTGTACAGCGATGCCCATGCCAGCAATGACCCGCTGCTGCTCACCGGCTTTCCCGAACAACCCGGCGAACCGGCCCCGGGCCCGTCGCTGCAACGCCAGCGCGGCCACGCGGACCCGGCACAACTGCACCTGACCGGGCGCAAGGACTCCTACCACTACGTGCTCTCGGTGTACCGCAGCAGCCAGGACCAGAGCTTTTCCCCCCAGGAACGCCTGCTGCTGGAGGACATCTCGCCGTTGCTGCTGCCCATGGTGGAAAAACACATCAGCGCCCTGCAGCCCCGGGGCGATGCCGCCGAGCAGGACAGTGCCGCCATCGAGGGCCTGGCAAGCCTGCGCCTGCGCTTTGCCGCGCGCCTGGAACAGTCCGGGCTGCGCCTGTCCAACCGCGAGCTGGAGGTCTGTGTCGGGCTGCTGGCCGGGCGCACCGCGCCGCAGCTGGCCGAGCAGCTCAAGCTCAAGGTCAATACCGTCGAAAGCTACTTGAAGCGCGCCGCCATCAAGCTCGGCATCAGTGGCCGGCACTCGCTGCTGCGCTGGATGTACTCGCCCGAGGAACAAGCGCCGCACAGCAGCGAAACCCCGACGGCCTGA
- a CDS encoding GNAT family N-acetyltransferase, which yields MDIEKLEWDTDFFQTPVYRISNPTLSKAHLQEQLSKALKLGASLVYWQSEKELSELDSLPMKGSLVDLKATFITNLATTKGKRYSSLVETYHPSMKVEELIDLAVQSGEYSRFSVDPNIDLEKFHELYSIWARRSAAKEIALEVFVIRSNTKIVAMLTAGTKNGIADIGLLAVDSSVRGQGHGQTLVRHAQQWFQDRGFKQCQVVTQKNNLSACGLYQKCEFQIQKIEPFYHFWKKPSTSA from the coding sequence ATGGATATAGAAAAGCTTGAGTGGGACACCGATTTTTTTCAGACCCCAGTCTATCGAATCAGCAACCCCACACTTTCGAAGGCCCATCTGCAAGAGCAGTTAAGCAAGGCGCTAAAACTAGGTGCCAGCTTAGTTTACTGGCAATCAGAAAAAGAGCTGAGTGAGCTGGACTCACTCCCCATGAAAGGCAGTCTAGTAGATCTTAAGGCTACGTTCATCACCAACCTCGCCACCACCAAGGGCAAGAGATATTCGTCACTGGTGGAAACCTACCATCCATCAATGAAAGTTGAAGAGTTGATCGACCTCGCTGTTCAAAGCGGCGAGTACTCAAGGTTTTCAGTTGACCCTAATATCGACCTGGAAAAATTCCATGAGCTCTACAGCATCTGGGCCAGAAGGTCAGCAGCCAAGGAAATCGCTCTCGAGGTATTTGTGATACGCAGTAACACTAAAATAGTGGCGATGTTGACCGCCGGCACAAAGAACGGCATTGCAGACATAGGGCTACTCGCCGTTGATTCATCAGTTCGCGGACAAGGACATGGTCAAACGCTGGTCAGACACGCTCAACAATGGTTCCAGGACCGAGGTTTCAAGCAATGTCAGGTTGTTACCCAAAAGAACAACCTGTCCGCATGTGGGCTTTACCAGAAATGCGAATTTCAGATTCAGAAGATCGAACCTTTTTATCACTTCTGGAAAAAACCCAGTACTAGCGCCTGA